Genomic segment of Myxococcus stipitatus:
CGTTGATGTCGCAGTACACGGCGTCCAACCGCTCTTCGGGGAGCCGGAGGCTGGTCGCCGCTTCGAGGATGGCCTGGCTCAACCCCTCTCCCAGCACCTCTGCATCCCCGTGGAGGCCTCGTGCTTCGACCGCGGTTCCGGTCCCGCGCAGCGACGCAAGCAGAGGCCATCCGGAGCGCTCCTGGACAGACGCTCGCGTCACGACCAGGGCGCCCGCGGCCTCACCTGGGAAGAAGCCCGTCCGAACACCTTCGCCCGCCAATTGGCGATGGGCCGCGAGCCAGTCGAGCGTGTCTGCTTCGAGGTACCCATCCACGCCCAGCACGATGCAGAGGTCCTCGGCGCCCTGGTGGATGCGTTGGTTCGCCACTGACAGCGCGTGGAGCGCGCCCGCGTGCCCCCGCGCCGCGACCTCGAACCGGGGTGGGGCCTTGCTCGGACGAAACACCATGCCAAGCCCTTCAACGACCTTCGCGGCGTCATCCTCGGAGAACCCTGGACGCGTCTCTGGCAGCGCGAGCAGGACCCTGGGCGGCTGCCGCATCTCCCCGAGGGCCGGCAGCTTGAGGGCCACTTCCTCCAGCGCGGCGCCAGCGAGCGCCGTCAGTCGCGCGGGCCCCGACAACACCTCGTCGAGCAGTCCATCGCGAGCGCAGATGAGTGGGTGCCCCATCCCGTCCACCATGAAGGGATGGGTTGCGAGCCTCGACAGGCGCGCGCGCGCTGATGCGGCGCTGCTCTTCGCCGTCAATCCAATGGGCGTTCGTGCCGCGACCGCCACGATTCGTGTGGGGGCGGTCATGACAGGAATGGCTTCTCCTCGATGTCCGTCTGGTCGAGATGGTCCACATCCCTCGGCGGGACACGCAGGGTGCTCTGCCAGACCAGTTCCAATCGCATCCGGACCGTGTCGATGAAGACCGTGGCCAGCTTCGCGCGGTGCTCCCGCGCCTCTCGGCCGAACCAGGTCGTCATGACGAAGTAGAGTTTGGGTAGGTCGAAGCGAAGGACCCCTTCCGGTGTCAGGTTGACGAGTTCCATTCGCTCGCCTCCCCGAAGGTGCTGGTCCGGGCGCTGGTCATGGGGCGCGCTGAGCGCGAAGCGCTCGTCGTAGTCGGTCGGGAGGAGGGGCTTCTGCTTTCGCTCCCAGTTTGTGTCGAAGGTCCCACCCAGCTCCCTGCGCGGAGACCAGCCCGCGGCGATGGGGCCGAACCCCGCGGGCCCCATCTTCTCGAAGTGCCCTTCGGCATATTCGATGGCATGTGCCGGTTGCCCCAACAGCCTCGCGGGCTTCACTGCAATGCCCTTCCCTACGGGGTTGCGTGGGTCCATCCGATGCTCGCGCGCATCCCTCCCTGGTTGGTCATGCCCCCCATATGCCCACTCGTAGACGATAGGCCGCTCGGTGAAGGGCACGGGCTTCGAGGGAACTACACCCGCGAAGCCATTCATGAACACGCGAGTGCCGTGCACCACCAGCGACTTGCGCACCTGGGCGAACCGCAGCGCGACGGGGACGCTCGGGGTGGGCTTGCCCCCAGGCGCATGGGCACTCGCTTCGACCAGCACATCCGTCACGGGCTTGAACGCGAGCAGGTCCGAGTCGTACCGCAGGCTGGAGCTTCCAGGTTCACCTCGGTACTCCGGAGTGAGGATGGGAGGGGGCTGCTCCTCGGCCAGGGACAGCCGTCCATCCGGCGCGACGAGGAACGCTGCCTTCACCGCCACGAGCCAGTGGTGCGCGCCGCTCTTGTCTCGCGTCCAGTTCCGTTCGACTGCATAGGCCGTCTGGTTGCGCAGTGCCCACATGGGCCCTCCAGGGCGAGCTGTTCGCATGACTGTCTTGAAGCGCTGAAGATAGACGCGGGGCGCAAAAGGCTTCCATCCCAGGCGCGGCCTATTCTCTTCTTCTTCGACGTGTCCGCGCGGCGCCACGGGGGCACAATGTCATATGTCAGACGAAGGAGCCGGAAAGCCTTGACGCGGGATGCGCGGTGGCGTCGCTCCATGTGGAGCTTGCCCTTCACAGGAAAGGGAACACGCGGGACAACGGCCCCGTGGCATGAACGGGTCCCCGCGCGGAGACTCGCATGGGATGCGGCCGGTCCGTCGTTTGATGATTCCAATGCGAGCCTTGATGATGGGTTCCTTTGTCTGCTCAAGAGGGTCTGGAATGTTCGCCATCGCCAGTCGTCGGAGCGGTCGTTTCCCGGGCGTCGTCAGTGCTCTCGTGGTCTTGTCTGGTTGTTCCAGCGAATCGCCGCCCGAGAGAGAGGCGCCGCCCGCGCCGCAGGTCCTTGAGGGCCGGGGCTGCGCGGTGACGCCCACCGCCGTGGAGATGGCTGACCTGGAGCGCCGCTTTCAGCAGGAGCGCGTGGTGTCCGCGTCCGTGCGTCCCGTGGGCTCGGTGGATATCCCCGTCTACTTCCACGTCATCAACAAGGGCGGAGGCATCATCAATGGCGACCTCCCCGCGAGGATGATTACCGACCAGCTCGCCGTGCTGAACGCCGCCTACGCGAACACGCCCTTCAAGTTCACGCTGACGAAGACGACGCGCACGATGGACCCCGTCGCCTTCGAGAACTTCGGCCCCGCCGTCAAGGTGGCCCTGCGTGAGGGTGGCAAGAACGCGCTGAACCTCTACACCGCGAACCTGAAGAACAACCTGCTGGGCCACTCGACGTTTCCCGCCGACTACGCCAGCAACCCCAAGCTGGATGGCGTGGTGCTCCTGTACACCACGGTGCCCGGAGGCTCCGCCGCCCCTTTCAACCAGGGCGACACGGCCACGCACGAGGTCGGCCACTGGTTGGGCCTGTACCACACGTTTCAAGGCGGCTGCGTGAGCCCGGGAGACGCCGTCAGCGACACCGCC
This window contains:
- a CDS encoding DUF2169 domain-containing protein, with translation MWALRNQTAYAVERNWTRDKSGAHHWLVAVKAAFLVAPDGRLSLAEEQPPPILTPEYRGEPGSSSLRYDSDLLAFKPVTDVLVEASAHAPGGKPTPSVPVALRFAQVRKSLVVHGTRVFMNGFAGVVPSKPVPFTERPIVYEWAYGGHDQPGRDAREHRMDPRNPVGKGIAVKPARLLGQPAHAIEYAEGHFEKMGPAGFGPIAAGWSPRRELGGTFDTNWERKQKPLLPTDYDERFALSAPHDQRPDQHLRGGERMELVNLTPEGVLRFDLPKLYFVMTTWFGREAREHRAKLATVFIDTVRMRLELVWQSTLRVPPRDVDHLDQTDIEEKPFLS
- a CDS encoding zinc metalloprotease — encoded protein: MTPTAVEMADLERRFQQERVVSASVRPVGSVDIPVYFHVINKGGGIINGDLPARMITDQLAVLNAAYANTPFKFTLTKTTRTMDPVAFENFGPAVKVALREGGKNALNLYTANLKNNLLGHSTFPADYASNPKLDGVVLLYTTVPGGSAAPFNQGDTATHEVGHWLGLYHTFQGGCVSPGDAVSDTAAESSPAYGCPTGRDTCAPLGVDPIHNFMDYTDDACMNAFTPGQAARMDAMAQTYR